AGGTGCTCGACAAGCACCCCTGGGGAGCATTTATGTGACTCTCGCTAATGGCAAGCACCTGCGAATGCGTGAGATGATGGATTCTGGACTGAACTCTAAGTGTTTTTTAGGGCGATTGGGATAAGGGAAGGCATGGCAGACGTAGTATTCCAAGTGAAGTCGCTAAGTGGAGAGACTGTAGGCAAGGCCGCGGTGCTAGCAGCTTTTCCTGACGGGAGGTATCTTACAGGTCAGACCGACGCTGACGGCATGTGCAAATTAAATCTATACCGCGTCGATCAGTGCATGACGGTGCTTGTAGCTGCAGAGGGCTATCTCCCTTTCCCAACAACTCTTGTGCCAGGAGATTCTGAGGTAGTTCCCTTGGAATTGGAGCCGTCCAAGGATGACAGGAAGGCACTCCTTTTCACCCGAAGCACAGGATACATCCCGGGCATAGAAGGACGGCTCAATCCGCACAAAGATGGGTATGTTTACGGTGACAATATCGCCATAAACGGTAAACTTGCAGCGCCTGCCGCGCATTTTGAGTTAGGAGAGCCTCTCCACCTGCTTGACGTCTACGGCGTTGAGACAACGATCCGCTTCTTGGTGGTCGAGGGCCAATTCTCGCTCATCGAGTACACTGAGCTCAAGGCGTACACAGGGGAGTAGACATGGCTACTGCAGAGCAGCACCGAGAGATTAGCCTACAGTTCTTGGACCATGCCGAGGATGAGTTGCGTAAAGGCGATTTCCTGCAAGCCTCTGAGAAAGCTTGGGGAGCAGTTTCACACTTTGTAAGCTCTGTTGCCCGTCAGCGGAATTGGCCGCTGGGTTCGCACTGAAGACTGATAGAGAATGCCAACAGGCTAATTGACCAAGACCCGGCCAACGCTCGCCATAGACGGAGATTGCTACGATCTCTAGAGGCGCTGCATGCAAACTTCTATCAGGCGCACTTGGACGAAGTCTCGGTCGGGGAAGGAATTGAAGACGCCAAGGAACTTATCAGGACCCTGGATGACCTCAATTCAGACTCATTCCTGATCTCCCGGACGCCCGAATAGGGCAATTGCGCCTACGTCGTCGTACCGAATTAGCCGAGTATTGGCCCGACCTTCACAGATATAGAAACCCACTTCAGACTCTGCGTCGAGGGACCAATAGTAGCTGGCCCAAGCTTCCTGCAATAGGGTTGCGCAAGTCCCGCCTAGTAGATGCCGGGAAAGACCCGGTACTTCACCTTTGCCTGGTACTCCGCCCACTTTTCCGCGCCGTACTTCTCGACGCATTCCTTTTCGTCGTCACGTTGGTGCGTGATTATGTACGTTGTCATGTAGACGAAGTATACCCACGCCCAGGGGTTCGCGATGTGGCCGAAGAGCAGGGCAACGGCCAGGGCGATGAGCACCTCGCCCATGTAGTTGAAGTGCCGCGCCGGGCCCCAGAGTCCGTTGCACAGGATCTTGCGGTCGCCGGCCGCGATGTATTCAGGTTCGATGAGCCCCAGGAATTTGCGGTCCGGCCAGCGCTTGAATGTGTACTTCTGCAGGCTTGCGCCGCGCGAGATGCTCCAGCCGATCCAGAGCAGCGCAGCCGTGCCGCCGAGCAAGACGTACGTCCACGGCGACGAGATTTCCGGGCGCGGCAGTGCCGCCATACCCCAGATTGGCAGAACGTACAGCCATCCCCAGACCATGAGAGCGCCCCAGATCAGCTTGAAGCCCAGTTTCTCGTGGATCAAGTCGTATGTATAGAGCTGGACGCGCTCGAAGACGAAGTAGTCCGCGATATAGAACGTCATGAACGCCGCAAAGAGAAAAACGCCCGGGTTGGAGTCCGCGCCAAAGCGGGCGTAGTGATACGCGGCGGCGGAGAGCGCGTTGAGCGCCAGCATCGTCCCGCCGACGACGTAGAGGTACATCTTCACGTCGAAGCGGTTGTTGAAGAACGACAGCTCCTGCGCCCGCCCCAGCCAGAAGGCCGCGATGGGATTCTTTACCTCGCCACGCGGCTGGCTGAACACCGCGATGATTGCCAGAATCAACGCAACCACTGAGCCGCCGGCCACCGCGTAGGGCGCCGATCGGTAGAACCAATCCCGGGGCATGCCGGTGAGTTCGAACCTCCACACGACCAGCGCGAGGGCAAACACCAGAAGGCCGCTCAGCTTGTAGCCGCGGGGTTCGCCGGTCGCCGGATCGGTGACGTAGCCGGGTACCCGCCTGCCCGGCAGGATGAGCTGCGCCAGGAAGAACACGACGAAGAGCGCCAAGGGGGTGAGAAAGCCCAGCAGCGCTTCCGTGCCGGTAAGCGCGAAAAGGTGCTCGATGCCAAGCCGTTCAAGCATGACAGCTAATCGCTTTCTGTTGGGCAATCGTCATTGCTATGAGAGCAGCACGCCTAATAGATTCCGGGGATGATGCGGTACTTCACTCGCTCCTGGTACTCCGCCCACTTCTCGGGGCCGTACTTCGCTTCGCACGCTTCTTCATCTTCGCGTTGCCGCAGGGTGAAGATAGTGACGATGAATACGAAGTACGTCCATGCCCAGGGATTGGTGAAGTAGCCGAACGCCAAGCCGTATGAAAAGGAGAGGATCCCTTCGCCCAGGTAGTTGAAGTGGCGGGCGGGGCGCCAGAAACCGCTGGTCAGGATCTTGCGATCGCCGGCCTCGATGTACGTCGGCTCGATGATCCCCAGAAACTTGCGGTCGGGCCAGCGCTTGAAGGTGTACTTCTGCAGGTTGGCGCCGCGCGTAATCGTCCAGCCGAGGAAGAACAGCGCAACCGATGCAATTAGCCACACAATCGTCCCCGTCGTTGAAAAACCGGGATGCGGCAGCGCGGCTATGCCCCACAGCGGCAGAATATAGAGCCAACCGTAGACCATGATGCCGCCCCAGAAAATCTTGAAGCCCAGCTTCTCATGGATTATGTCGTACGTGTAGAGTTGGACGCGTTCGAAGATGAAGTAGTCCACGACGTAGTACGTCACGAACGCCGCAAAGAGAAAGACGCCCGGATTGAAGTCAGCGCCAAAGCGAGCGTAATTATATGCAGCGCCGGAGAGCGCGTTGAGTGAGAGCATTGTGCCGCCGACCACGTAGAAGTACATCTTAACGTCAATGCGGTTCTTGAAGAACGACATCTCCTGGGTCCGTCCCAGCCAAAAGGCCACCAGGGGACTCTCACTTTCGCCCCGGGGCCGGCTAAACACCGCAATGAGCGCGAGAATAGTGACAACCACCGTGCCGCCAGCCACCGCGTAGAGCGCCGACCGGTAGAACCAGTCGCGCGGCATGCCGGTGAGCTCTAGCGCCCACACGACCAGCGCGATGACAAACACCAGCAGTCCGTTTAGCTTGTACTTGCGAGGTTCACCGGTCTCCCGATCGGTGACGTAGCCGGTCACCCACCTGCCCGGCAGAATGAGCTGCACCAGGAAAAACAGGACGAGGATCGCCAGCGGGGTGAGAAACCCCAGGAGCGCTTCCTGCCCGGATAGCTCGACGAGATGTTCGATACCAAGCCATTCAATCATGACCGCAAACCTCTCATTCCGGTGGTGGAGACTCGATGGGCGTGGCAAAAAGGGAGGGGTTATTGACACACACTATGCAGCAAAAAGCCCGACAGAGTCAACGCATCTCACTTTGCCCTGCCCTCGACTCTTGAAATGGTGCGCGAATGGCAACGGCGGGCATGAATTTGACCTATCTACGCGATCAAAGTTTGACATCAAGAGGAGGGTGCTATACATTCAGCATTGACGAGTTATGGATTTGTACTGCTCCTTGAATTCGTTTCTTTGAGAGCTGTCGGGTGGGGGTGTTGCCGGACTGCGGTGAGCCCTTGGCTTGCAGTAACAGGCAGCGGATGCCCGGAAGCAAATTGTCACACTTAGGAGGTAGCGTCATGGCGCGCATGAGTAGACGACAGATGTTGGCGGGAGTTGGCGTAGGTATTGGAGCGAGTCTGCTCGCTGCCTGCGGCCAGGTGCAGACGGTGGCGGCACCGGAAGCGCCGGAGAGTGACGCGCCTGCGGCGCCAGAGGAGCCGGCGGGGATCACCGGAGTCTTTCACGTATGGGGCTTTAGCTCCCAATACCTGCCGGGGGTGGTGCTGGACGCGTTTCAGGAAATGCATCCGGGAGCCGTGGTTGTGCAGTCCCAGCCGGCCGGCAACTTCCGTGGCGAGAAATTCCCGGCTGCGGTGGCGGCCGGCGCGCCGCCGGCGCTCATGCAAGGCTTCCTCGACTTTGTCGCCATGTACGCTGACCGCGGCTTCCTGGCGGATCTCGGTCCCGCGGCCAAAGCGGGAGACTTTGGCGATTTGGGCGCCTATCTCCCCGGTATCGTCGAGGCCGGCACTTTTAGCGGGGTCCTGCACTTCCTCCCGCACCGGCAGAGCGTGAACATTCCCCTCTACAACAAGGATA
Above is a genomic segment from Chloroflexota bacterium containing:
- a CDS encoding DUF1295 domain-containing protein; this translates as MLERLGIEHLFALTGTEALLGFLTPLALFVVFFLAQLILPGRRVPGYVTDPATGEPRGYKLSGLLVFALALVVWRFELTGMPRDWFYRSAPYAVAGGSVVALILAIIAVFSQPRGEVKNPIAAFWLGRAQELSFFNNRFDVKMYLYVVGGTMLALNALSAAAYHYARFGADSNPGVFLFAAFMTFYIADYFVFERVQLYTYDLIHEKLGFKLIWGALMVWGWLYVLPIWGMAALPRPEISSPWTYVLLGGTAALLWIGWSISRGASLQKYTFKRWPDRKFLGLIEPEYIAAGDRKILCNGLWGPARHFNYMGEVLIALAVALLFGHIANPWAWVYFVYMTTYIITHQRDDEKECVEKYGAEKWAEYQAKVKYRVFPGIY
- a CDS encoding DUF1295 domain-containing protein, giving the protein MIEWLGIEHLVELSGQEALLGFLTPLAILVLFFLVQLILPGRWVTGYVTDRETGEPRKYKLNGLLVFVIALVVWALELTGMPRDWFYRSALYAVAGGTVVVTILALIAVFSRPRGESESPLVAFWLGRTQEMSFFKNRIDVKMYFYVVGGTMLSLNALSGAAYNYARFGADFNPGVFLFAAFVTYYVVDYFIFERVQLYTYDIIHEKLGFKIFWGGIMVYGWLYILPLWGIAALPHPGFSTTGTIVWLIASVALFFLGWTITRGANLQKYTFKRWPDRKFLGIIEPTYIEAGDRKILTSGFWRPARHFNYLGEGILSFSYGLAFGYFTNPWAWTYFVFIVTIFTLRQREDEEACEAKYGPEKWAEYQERVKYRIIPGIY